The genomic region GTATGGTGGTGGGCCTGGAAGATTCCATGCCGGTGGCAGAAATTGTTCGCCGGGGCCTGCAATCCTACACCGGTGAAAAACCGGAATTACTGGCGGCTATGCGCCGCATCCAGGTTATTAATGCTCATCATCTAGGCTACTTGCGGCAATTACCGGATAATTCTTTTGATGTGGTGTACTTTGACCCGATGTTTCGCCAACCCAGACATCAATCCAGTTCCTTGGTCCCCCTAAGACCCCTGGCTAACAGTAGTCCCCTATCTCAGGAGGCTGTAGTCGAAGCTTACCGGGTAGCGAGAAAGCGAGTGGTCATGAAGGAAAACAGAAACAGTGAGGAATTTAGCCGCCTAAACTTTCATACTATCGAAGGAGGACGCTATTCTCCGGTGGCCTATGGCGTTATATATAA from Desulfotomaculum nigrificans DSM 574 harbors:
- a CDS encoding class I SAM-dependent methyltransferase, which gives rise to MNSSLVVTTGIRSGIALEQQALELSRQLNVPYVRRQKRSLDNIKEMSGAQVILLVKSNKLSLVVDGKELFFHPGLAKLRIKEIQAGKTDQMIKAMGLKAGDSVLDCTLGLAADALVASYVTGPGGMVVGLEDSMPVAEIVRRGLQSYTGEKPELLAAMRRIQVINAHHLGYLRQLPDNSFDVVYFDPMFRQPRHQSSSLVPLRPLANSSPLSQEAVVEAYRVARKRVVMKENRNSEEFSRLNFHTIEGGRYSPVAYGVIYKVVPPQ